A DNA window from Shewanella baltica contains the following coding sequences:
- a CDS encoding GNAT family N-acetyltransferase — MSITLEDVTSSNYDAVCDLDVTDEQQEYVASNMWSLVESHYCQGHTCKAIYQNDKPVGFFMWVSETPERVSIWRFMVDQRYQNAGIGRTALNLALNEIKAYDKVKEIEICYDPENTVAKDFYSSFGFQEVGLDEDGEDMLAVIKL, encoded by the coding sequence ATGAGTATTACACTGGAAGACGTTACAAGTTCAAATTATGACGCCGTATGCGACTTGGATGTCACTGATGAGCAGCAGGAATATGTTGCTAGCAATATGTGGTCTTTGGTTGAGTCACATTACTGCCAAGGGCATACCTGTAAGGCAATCTATCAAAACGATAAACCTGTTGGCTTTTTCATGTGGGTATCTGAAACACCTGAAAGAGTTTCTATCTGGCGCTTTATGGTGGATCAACGTTATCAAAACGCAGGGATTGGTAGAACCGCTTTAAATTTGGCGCTAAATGAAATCAAAGCGTACGACAAAGTAAAAGAGATTGAAATTTGTTATGACCCTGAGAACACCGTCGCCAAAGATTTTTATTCTAGTTTTGGCTTTCAGGAAGTGGGTTTGGATGAAGACGGTGAAGATATGTTGGCAGTCATCAAGCTGTGA